Proteins from a genomic interval of Stenotrophomonas maltophilia R551-3:
- the gltB gene encoding glutamate synthase large subunit produces the protein MAPRNRQGLYDPRSERDACGFGMVAQLDDQPSRLLVDTAIAALSRMTHRGGVAADGLTGDGCGLLLRRPDAFLKLLASEAGIAVSARFAAGLVFLPHDADAAQACRTQLQAQLEAVGCKVAGWREVPTDDSVCGQLARDTLPRIEQVFVDAGVGQDDAGFALALFLARRRSEQQLRAHADFYVTTLTPDAISYKGMVLPDKLSRFFPDLQRRELASSAIVFHQRFSTNTLPRWPLAHPFRMLAHNGEINTIEGNRRWAQARSKVWKTPRFDIGEFDPVISMHGSDSQSLDNMLELMVAGGMELIQALRILVPPATQSLEFKDPDLAAFYEFHGLNSEPWDGPAGIVACDSRYAVCTLDRNGLRPARWMLTADRHFLVASEAGVWEVPTERVVRKGKLGPGEMIAIDLKRGDLLDSDAVDRINRGRAPYKQWLQQGVTYLQTELIDPSLVEEPFDEGTLRSYHKLYQLSSEEVEQVLRPLAETEQEATGSMGDDTPMAVLSQRSRPLYDYFRQAFAQVTNPPIDPLREDCAMSLSTQLGRETNIFHAGPETVNHVILNSPVLSQRKLRQLLKMDQYVQANRLLDLSYGEDEGLRAGIERICAEAEQAARDGMVMLLLSDRYPVAGRPMVHALLATSAVHHHLSRLGLRCDVNLIVETGTARDPHHMACLLGFGATAVYPYLAYQTLFDLGRRGILKLSKGGEQSQIGRRYRKGVYKGLSKIISKMGICTVASYRGAQLFEIIGLEPEVVDLCFPDTASRIGGAGFARLDADARELCVQAWDAQQGVDVGGLLKYVHGGEYHMYNPDVVTTLQRAARSGDPRAWQQYCDAVHARPPSALRDLLELVPAAAPTPLDDVAPASELFPRFDTAAISLGALSPEAHEALAIAMNRLGGRSNSGEGGEDPARYGTAKRSKIKQVASGRFGVTAEYLVNAEVLQIKVAQGAKPGEGGQLPGHKVNELIARLRYARPGIGLISPPPHHDIYSIEDLAQLIYDLKQVNPTALVSVKLVSHAGVGTIAAGVVKAGADLITISGHDGGTGASPVSSIRYAGVPWELGIAEAHQALLANDLRGRTLLQTDGGLKTGLDVVKAALLGADSFGFGTAPMIVLGCKYLRICHLNNCATGVATQDERLRENHFTGQPERVENFFRLLAEEVRGWLSYLGVRSLEEIVGRTDLLRQIDAAPRDGVRVDLSRLLADSRYEGSHCAAQRLYESPDSLATQMDGLLAPAIEHKRGGEHRFLIHNTDRSIGTRLAGAVARAHGNQGMAESPLELRFRGSAGQSFGAFNVGGLHLEVEGEANDYVGKGMAGGRLVVRPPRGARFEARSTAIIGNTCLYGATGGELFAAGRAGERFAVRNSGALAVVEGAGDHCCEYMTDGVVLVLGKVGLNFGAGFTGGLAYVLDVDRDFVDRYNHELIDIHRVSAEGFENYRQHLHRLIGRHRELTGSIWAQQILDEFRDYIGKFWLVKPKAASIESLTETLRRAA, from the coding sequence ATGGCCCCCCGCAACCGCCAAGGGCTTTACGACCCGCGCTCCGAGCGCGATGCCTGTGGATTTGGCATGGTCGCCCAGCTCGACGATCAACCATCGCGCCTGTTGGTTGATACCGCCATCGCCGCGCTTTCGCGCATGACCCACCGTGGCGGTGTCGCCGCCGATGGCCTGACCGGCGATGGCTGCGGCCTGCTGCTGCGCCGCCCCGATGCGTTCCTGAAACTGCTGGCCAGCGAAGCCGGCATCGCGGTCTCCGCACGCTTCGCCGCCGGCCTGGTGTTCCTGCCACACGATGCCGATGCCGCGCAGGCGTGCCGCACGCAGCTGCAGGCGCAGCTGGAAGCGGTGGGCTGCAAGGTCGCCGGCTGGCGCGAGGTGCCCACCGATGACAGCGTCTGCGGCCAACTGGCGCGCGACACGTTGCCGCGCATCGAGCAGGTGTTCGTCGATGCCGGCGTCGGCCAGGATGATGCCGGTTTCGCGCTGGCGCTGTTCCTGGCCCGTCGCCGCAGCGAACAGCAGCTGCGCGCACACGCCGACTTCTACGTCACCACCCTCACCCCGGATGCGATCAGCTACAAGGGCATGGTGCTGCCGGACAAGCTCAGCCGCTTCTTCCCGGACCTGCAGCGCCGCGAGCTGGCCTCCAGCGCGATCGTGTTCCACCAGCGCTTCTCCACCAACACGCTGCCGCGCTGGCCGCTGGCGCACCCGTTCCGCATGCTCGCCCACAACGGCGAGATCAACACCATCGAAGGCAACCGGCGCTGGGCGCAGGCGCGCAGCAAGGTGTGGAAGACACCACGCTTCGATATCGGTGAATTCGACCCGGTCATCTCCATGCATGGCTCGGACTCGCAGAGCCTGGACAACATGCTGGAACTGATGGTCGCCGGTGGCATGGAGCTGATCCAGGCCCTGCGCATCCTGGTGCCGCCGGCTACGCAGTCGCTGGAATTCAAGGACCCGGACCTGGCCGCGTTCTACGAATTCCACGGCCTCAACAGCGAGCCGTGGGACGGCCCGGCCGGCATCGTTGCCTGTGACAGCCGCTACGCCGTATGTACCCTCGACCGCAACGGCCTGCGCCCGGCGCGCTGGATGCTGACCGCCGACCGCCATTTCCTGGTCGCCTCCGAAGCGGGCGTATGGGAAGTGCCGACCGAGCGCGTGGTGCGCAAGGGCAAGCTCGGCCCGGGCGAGATGATCGCCATCGATCTCAAGCGCGGCGACCTGCTCGATTCCGATGCGGTGGACCGCATCAACCGCGGTCGTGCGCCGTACAAGCAATGGCTGCAGCAGGGCGTGACCTACCTGCAGACCGAACTGATCGACCCCTCGCTGGTGGAAGAGCCCTTCGACGAAGGCACCCTGCGCAGCTACCACAAGCTGTACCAGCTCAGCAGCGAGGAAGTGGAGCAGGTGCTGCGGCCCTTGGCCGAGACCGAGCAGGAAGCCACCGGCTCGATGGGCGACGACACGCCGATGGCGGTGCTGAGCCAGCGCAGTCGTCCGCTGTACGACTATTTCCGCCAGGCCTTCGCGCAGGTCACCAACCCGCCGATCGATCCGCTGCGCGAAGACTGCGCGATGTCGCTGTCCACCCAGCTCGGCAGGGAGACCAACATCTTCCATGCCGGCCCGGAGACGGTGAACCACGTCATCCTCAATTCCCCGGTGCTGAGCCAGCGCAAGCTGCGCCAGCTGCTGAAGATGGACCAGTACGTGCAAGCCAACCGCCTGCTCGACCTGTCCTACGGCGAGGACGAGGGCCTGCGTGCCGGCATCGAGCGCATCTGCGCCGAAGCCGAACAGGCCGCGCGCGATGGCATGGTGATGCTGCTGTTGTCCGACCGCTACCCGGTGGCCGGGCGTCCGATGGTGCATGCCCTGCTCGCCACCAGTGCCGTCCACCACCACCTGTCGCGGCTGGGCCTGCGTTGCGACGTGAACCTGATCGTTGAAACCGGCACGGCTCGCGATCCGCACCACATGGCCTGCCTGCTCGGCTTCGGTGCCACCGCGGTGTATCCGTACCTGGCCTACCAGACCCTGTTCGACCTGGGCCGCCGCGGCATCCTCAAGCTCAGCAAGGGCGGTGAGCAGTCGCAGATCGGCCGTCGCTACCGCAAGGGCGTCTACAAGGGCCTGTCGAAGATCATCTCGAAGATGGGCATCTGTACCGTGGCCAGCTACCGCGGCGCGCAGCTGTTCGAGATCATCGGCCTGGAACCGGAAGTCGTGGACCTGTGCTTCCCCGATACCGCCTCGCGCATCGGTGGCGCCGGCTTTGCGCGGCTGGATGCCGATGCACGCGAACTGTGCGTACAGGCCTGGGATGCACAGCAGGGCGTGGATGTCGGCGGCCTGCTGAAGTACGTGCACGGCGGCGAATACCACATGTACAACCCGGACGTGGTCACCACCCTGCAGCGCGCAGCACGCAGCGGCGATCCGCGTGCGTGGCAGCAGTACTGCGATGCGGTGCACGCGCGTCCGCCGTCGGCGCTGCGTGACCTGCTGGAGCTGGTGCCGGCCGCTGCGCCGACGCCGCTGGATGACGTGGCTCCGGCCAGCGAACTGTTCCCGCGCTTTGACACCGCCGCCATCAGCCTCGGCGCCCTCTCTCCGGAAGCGCATGAAGCGCTGGCCATCGCCATGAACCGCCTGGGCGGCCGCAGCAATTCCGGCGAAGGCGGTGAAGATCCCGCACGCTATGGCACCGCCAAGCGCAGCAAGATCAAGCAGGTGGCCTCGGGCCGCTTCGGCGTCACTGCCGAATACCTGGTCAACGCCGAAGTGCTGCAGATCAAGGTCGCGCAGGGCGCCAAGCCCGGAGAAGGCGGCCAGCTGCCCGGCCACAAGGTCAACGAACTGATTGCGCGGCTGCGCTATGCCAGGCCGGGCATCGGCCTGATCTCGCCGCCGCCGCATCACGACATCTATTCCATCGAAGACCTCGCGCAGCTGATCTACGACCTCAAGCAGGTCAACCCGACCGCGCTGGTGTCGGTGAAGCTGGTCAGCCATGCCGGTGTGGGCACGATCGCCGCTGGCGTGGTCAAGGCCGGTGCGGACCTGATCACCATCTCCGGTCACGATGGTGGTACCGGTGCGTCGCCGGTCAGCTCGATCCGTTATGCCGGCGTGCCGTGGGAGTTGGGCATTGCCGAAGCACACCAGGCGCTGCTGGCCAACGACCTGCGCGGGCGCACGTTGCTGCAGACCGATGGCGGCCTGAAGACCGGCCTGGACGTGGTCAAGGCCGCGCTGCTGGGCGCGGACAGCTTCGGCTTCGGCACCGCGCCGATGATCGTGCTGGGCTGCAAGTACCTGCGCATCTGCCACCTCAACAACTGCGCCACCGGCGTGGCCACCCAGGATGAGCGCCTGCGCGAGAATCACTTCACTGGCCAGCCCGAGCGCGTGGAGAACTTCTTCCGCCTGCTGGCCGAGGAAGTACGCGGCTGGCTGTCCTACCTGGGCGTACGCTCGCTGGAAGAGATCGTCGGCCGTACTGACCTGCTGCGGCAGATCGATGCCGCGCCACGCGACGGCGTGCGCGTGGACCTGTCGCGCCTGCTGGCCGACAGCCGCTACGAAGGCAGCCACTGTGCCGCGCAGCGCCTGTACGAATCGCCGGACAGCCTGGCCACGCAGATGGATGGCCTGCTGGCGCCGGCCATCGAGCACAAGCGCGGCGGCGAACACCGCTTCCTGATCCACAACACCGACCGCAGCATCGGCACCCGCCTGGCCGGTGCGGTGGCACGCGCGCATGGCAACCAGGGCATGGCCGAATCGCCGCTGGAACTGCGCTTCCGCGGCAGTGCCGGGCAGAGCTTCGGCGCGTTCAACGTCGGCGGCCTGCATCTGGAAGTGGAAGGCGAAGCCAACGACTACGTGGGCAAGGGCATGGCCGGCGGCCGCCTGGTGGTGCGTCCGCCGCGTGGCGCGCGCTTCGAGGCACGCAGCACGGCCATCATCGGCAACACCTGCCTGTACGGCGCTACCGGCGGTGAACTTTTCGCAGCGGGTCGCGCTGGCGAACGTTTTGCGGTGCGCAATTCCGGCGCGCTGGCGGTGGTGGAAGGCGCCGGTGACCACTGCTGCGAGTACATGACTGATGGCGTGGTGCTGGTGCTGGGCAAGGTCGGCCTGAACTTCGGTGCCGGTTTCACCGGCGGCCTGGCCTACGTACTGGACGTCGACCGCGATTTCGTTGACCGCTACAACCACGAGCTGATCGACATCCATCGCGTCTCCGCCGAAGGCTTCGAGAACTACCGCCAGCACCTGCACCGCCTGATCGGCCGCCATCGCGAGCTGACCGGCAGCATCTGGGCGCAACAGATTCTCGACGAGTTCCGCGACTACATCGGCAAGTTCTGGCTGGTCAAACCGAAGGCCGCCAGCATCGAGTCGCTGACCGAAACCCTGCGACGCGCCGCCTAA
- a CDS encoding I78 family peptidase inhibitor, protein MSFPIRARSLSALLLPAVLALTACQAPALDEQDSATAHAQQAAEAAKAPADDAGKATEAPPVGTCDASQVQSLVGQAYTDALGKQAQEDAGASQVRVLKPNDVATMEFLGDRLNIEVDDKGAVSGARCG, encoded by the coding sequence ATGTCGTTTCCGATTCGCGCCCGTTCGCTCTCCGCCCTGTTGCTGCCGGCCGTGCTGGCCCTGACCGCCTGCCAGGCACCGGCGCTGGACGAACAGGATTCGGCCACCGCCCATGCCCAGCAGGCCGCAGAAGCCGCCAAGGCACCGGCCGACGACGCCGGCAAGGCCACCGAGGCCCCGCCGGTCGGCACCTGCGACGCCAGCCAGGTGCAGAGCCTGGTCGGCCAGGCCTACACCGACGCGCTCGGCAAGCAGGCGCAGGAAGACGCCGGCGCCAGCCAGGTGCGCGTGCTCAAGCCCAACGACGTGGCCACGATGGAGTTCCTCGGCGACCGCCTGAACATCGAAGTGGACGACAAGGGCGCAGTCAGCGGCGCGCGCTGCGGCTGA
- a CDS encoding DNA topoisomerase IB — MSATSTPERQAARAAGLRYVDDTQPGISRRRAGKGFSYRDADGRALRDATTLQRIRALAIPPAYTAVWICAHANGHLQATGRDARGRKQYRYHADWAKERDAGKFDRIIAFGEALPTLRRRLSRDLKRPGFPREKVLAVVVALLADTLVRVGNETYAQQNRSFGLTTLRNRHLELLRGGRVRMRFRGKSGQLQEVTVGDRKLGLLVRRLQQLPGQALFQYHDDEGALQPVDSGAVNDYLREVMGEDFTAKDFRTWGGTVAAVQAFAATELPEPASQRALAQAQRAVVCEVASLLGNTPAVCRKAYIDPCVFAGWERGELAKLAGLRGPRQWEQATLRVLRRARRLNRSRQPQ, encoded by the coding sequence ATGTCAGCCACCTCAACCCCCGAACGCCAGGCCGCCCGCGCCGCCGGCCTGCGCTATGTCGATGACACCCAGCCGGGCATCAGCCGGCGCCGCGCCGGCAAGGGCTTCAGCTACCGCGATGCCGATGGCCGCGCGCTGCGTGATGCCACCACCCTGCAGCGCATCCGTGCGCTGGCGATTCCGCCGGCCTACACCGCGGTGTGGATCTGCGCCCACGCCAATGGCCACCTGCAGGCCACCGGCCGCGATGCGCGCGGCCGCAAGCAGTACCGCTACCACGCCGACTGGGCCAAGGAGCGCGACGCCGGCAAGTTCGACCGCATCATCGCCTTTGGCGAGGCCTTGCCCACGCTGCGGCGGCGGTTGTCGCGGGATCTCAAGCGGCCAGGCTTTCCGCGGGAGAAAGTGCTGGCGGTGGTGGTGGCGCTGCTGGCCGACACCCTGGTGCGGGTCGGCAATGAAACCTATGCACAACAGAACCGTTCGTTCGGACTGACCACGCTGCGCAACCGCCATCTGGAGCTGCTGCGCGGCGGCCGGGTACGCATGCGCTTCCGCGGCAAGTCCGGGCAGCTGCAGGAGGTGACCGTGGGCGACCGCAAGCTGGGGCTGCTGGTGCGGCGCCTGCAGCAACTGCCGGGGCAGGCGCTGTTCCAGTACCACGATGATGAAGGTGCACTGCAGCCGGTGGATTCCGGCGCGGTGAATGACTACCTGCGCGAGGTGATGGGTGAGGACTTCACTGCCAAGGATTTCCGCACCTGGGGCGGTACCGTGGCGGCGGTGCAGGCGTTCGCGGCCACCGAGCTGCCGGAACCGGCCAGCCAGCGCGCGCTGGCCCAGGCGCAGCGCGCGGTGGTGTGCGAGGTGGCGTCGCTGCTGGGCAACACTCCGGCGGTGTGCCGCAAGGCCTACATCGACCCGTGCGTGTTCGCCGGCTGGGAGCGCGGCGAACTGGCCAAGCTGGCCGGCCTGCGTGGGCCGCGCCAGTGGGAACAAGCCACCCTGCGCGTGCTGCGCAGGGCGCGCCGGCTCAACCGCAGTCGTCAGCCGCAGTAG